A region from the Rosa rugosa chromosome 6, drRosRugo1.1, whole genome shotgun sequence genome encodes:
- the LOC133718048 gene encoding uncharacterized protein LOC133718048, with amino-acid sequence MAAHEEDVAAELEAVQAVYGDDCVLLDSYPPHLHLHIKPRTADVASQQFVEAVIEIRAGSQYPEEPPHIYVIDSKGLDEERQKHLTNYIREKARELSSCLMLVAVCEEAVEKLSAMNHPDGDCPLCLCPLVPEEEQSKVLPFMKLMSCFHCFHSECIIRWWSCIQTEAKTNASTSAHLRSIRGTRDHKDTPGAVEESMGNCPVCRKGFHAQDLEHVLHLVGNDFSQFSLDENEDDDSEKFLQSDTEKARRENFEAIFKLQQENGGLIEPKKNVVIVPGMFLTPPVAPSNSVAAKEPPEEQQREPPVTSGMHSGGSSGRHNTNEQRSSSSRKQRVRNPRRPAKQWIRKESDKTE; translated from the exons ATGGCCGCCCACGAAGAAGACGTAGCGGCAGAACTCGAAGCCGTGCAAGCAGTCTACGGCGACGATTGCGTCCTTCTCGATTCCTATCCTCCCCATCTCCACCTCCACATCAAACCCCGCACCGCCGACGTCGCTTCCCAACAG TTTGTGGAAGCCGTTATTGAAATTCGAGCGGGTTCTCAG TATCCGGAGGAACCGCCGCATATATATGTTATAGATTCAAAGGGTCTGGATGAGGAAAGGCAAAAGCATCTTACAAATTATATAAGAGAAAAAGCACGCGAGCTATCGTCTTGTTTGATGCTTGTGGCAGTTTGTGAG GAAGCAGTGGAGAAGCTCTCAGCTATGAATCACCCGGATGGCGATTGTCCTCTGTGTTTGTGTCCTTTGGTCCCAGAGGAGGAGCAGAGTAAAGTCTTGCCATTTATGAAGTTGATGTCTTGTTTCCATTGCTTTCACAG TGAGTGCATTATTAGGTGGTGGAGTTGCATCCAAACAGAAGCAAAAACCAACGCCTCAACAAGTGCGCATCTGCGTTCTATTAGAGGGACCAGAGATCACAAAG ATACACCAGGAGCTGTGGAAGAGAGTATGGGAAACTGTCCAGTTTGCCGCAAAGGCTTTCATGCGCAGGACTTAGAACATGTGCTTCATTTGGTTGGCAATGATTTCTCTCAATTT AGCTTGGATGAAAATGAAGACGATGACAGTGAGAAATTCCTGCAGTCTGATACAGAGAAGGCCCGAAGAGAGAACTTTGAGGCCATATTTAAGTTACAGCAAGAAAACGGTGGTTTAATTGAACCTAAGAAAAATGTTGTTATCGTACCTGGTATGTTTCTTACACCACCAGTTGCACCTTCTAACTCTGTGGCAGCCAAAGAACCTCCTGAAGAGCAACAGAGAGAACCCCCAGTCACGTCAGGCATGCATTCTGGTGGTTCCTCAGGGAGGCATAATACCAATGAGCAAAGGAGTTCCAGCTCAAGGAAGCAAAGAGTACGTAATCCAAGACGACCTGCCAAACAGTGGATTAGAAAAGAAAGTGACAAGACAGAGTGA
- the LOC133715849 gene encoding putative disease resistance RPP13-like protein 1 isoform X2 encodes MALFRGHHKASPSRYTSSPSGFAYDVFLSFRGEDTRKNFTDHLHTALLNARFRTFRDDPELKRGENIKEELEKAIRESRSSVIVFSKDYASSKWCLDELVIILERKRNFNHFVLPVFYHVDPSHLRNQTASVAKAFTEHQETQSSEKLNGWRAALREVADVAGMNLQEGHESKFIQNIVTEIQDKLGRVPLTDVQGVLQKKLLFINPYLDDAEGKQLNNPTVKAWLNELKESVYDAEDLLQEIKTEALRQKIEREYGSSTSKEQEHSSTPPSHAFDSALIYPKVDEVLERLDFIMEQRRDVWGMEASAGHRVSQTIPSTSLIEDSVYGRDEEKERFIKLLLSDDETGNKIGVIPIVGMGGIGKTTLAQFLYNDVRVKRHFGLQAWVCVSKEFDVLTISQHIYESLTSKDCQIKNLDTLQSMLQATLMGKRFFFVLDDIWNENNKQWECLRRPFQSGAHGSKIIVTTRDEDVARKMSRLEAHHLMPMSEQDSWSLFEKHAFKNADVGARSRLEEIGRQIVQKCNGLPLAIKSLGGLLCSKLSPEEWESILDSDIWELTQEESDDILPSLWLSYLDLPLHLKRCFSYCSIFPKNYRLQKSELLLLWNAQGFLQPQKKKMVEQVGEEYFNDLISRSFFQHSSSSEHFIMHDLIKDLAHFVSGEFSVRWENSESPNILRETRHFSYMEKHGDRFAKLEAIHEAKYLRTFLPVPQYAFYLETSLGDKFQKVLHEHYCCGSVEILWNCQPSWDD; translated from the exons ATGGCTCTGTTCCGAGGTCACCACAAGGCCTCCCCTTCCAGAtatacttcttctccttctgGATTTGCTTATGACGTGTTCCTCAGCTTCAGAGGTGAAGACACCCGAAAGAACTTCACTGATCACCTCCACACGGCCCTTCTCAACGCCCGATTTCGAACTTTTCGGGATGACCCTGAACTCAAAAGAGGTGAAAATATCAAGGAAGAGCTTGAGAAAGCCATTCGAGAGTCACGAAGTTCTGTCATTGTGTTCTCGAAAGACTACGCCTCTTCCAAATGGTGCCTGGACGAGCTTGTCATCATCCTTGAACGCAAGAGGAACTTCAATCATTTCGTTTTACCAGTCTTCTACCACGTTGATCCATCCCATCTGAGGAACCAGACAGCAAGTGTTGCAAAAGCATTTACTGAACACCAGGAAACTCAATCCTCTGAGAAGTTGAACGGATGGCGGGCAGCACTTAGAGAAGTTGCAGATGTAGCAGGAATGAATTTACAAGAGGG GCACGAGTCAAAGTTCATCCAAAATATTGTTACAGAGATTCAAGACAAGCTAGGTCGTGTGCCCCTGACCGATGTCCAGGGGGTGTTACAGAAGAAGTTGTTGTTTATTAACCCTTACCTCGATGATGCCGAGGGGAAGCAACTGAACAACCCAACTGTGAAGGCatggctcaatgagcttaaagaATCTGTCTATGATGCTGAGGACCTGTTGCAGGAGATCAAAACAGAAGCGCTGAGGCAAAAGATAGAACGCGAATATGGGAGTAGCACGAGTAAGGAACAAGAGCATAGCTCTACTCCTCCATCTCATGCTTTTGACTCAGCTTTAATATACCCCAAGGTAGACGAAGTTCTTGAAAGACTAGACTTCATTATGGAGCAGAGAAGAGATGTCTGGGGTATGGAAGCAAGTGCTGGACACAGGGTATCACAAACAATACCGTCAACTTCTTTGATAGAAGACTCTGTGTATGGAAGAGATGAGGAGAAAGAAAGATTTATTAAATTATTGCTATCAGATGATGAGACTGGCAATAAAATAGGTGTGATTCCTATTGTGGGTATGGGTGGGATTGGCAAAACCACCCTTGCCCAGTTTCTATACAACGATGTTAGAGTCAAACGACATTTTGGCCTCCAAGCATGGGTTTGTGTTTCAAAAGAATTTGATGTTCTTACGATCTCGCAACACATTTATGAGTCCCTAACCTCTAAAGATTGCCAAATCAAAAACCTAGATACGCTTCAATCAATGTTGCAGGCAACTTTGATGGGGAAAAGgttcttctttgttcttgatgACATCTGGAACGAGAATAATAAGCAGTGGGAATGCTTAAGGCGTCCCTTTCAGTCTGGAGCACATGGAAGCAAGATCATTGTCACAACACGTGATGAAGATGTTGCACGTAAGATGAGTAGGCTTGAAGCTCACCATCTCATGCCAATGTCTGAGCAAGATAGCTGGTCGTTATTTGAAAAACATGCCTTCAAAAATGCAGACGTTGGTGCACGCTCACGTCTTGAAGAAATCGGTAGACAAATTGTTCAAAAGTGCAACGGTCTTCCCTTGGCTATTAAGTCACTTGGGGGTCTCTTATGTTCTAAACTATCTCCTGAGGAATGGGAAAGCATATTGGATAGTGACATCTGGGAATTGACGCAGGAGGAGAGTGATGACATTCTACCATCTCTTTGGTTGAGCTATTTGGATTTGCCTCTACATCTCAAGCGTTGTTTTAGCTACTGTTCGATATTTCCCAAGAATTATCGACTTCAAAAATCAGAACTGCTTTTATTGTGGAATGCCCAAGGTTTCTTGCAAccccaaaagaagaaaatggtaGAACAAGTTGGGGAAGAGTACTTCAATGATCTAATCTCAAGGTCATTTTTCCAACATTCATCAAGTTCCGAACACTTCATCATGCATGACCTTATCAAGGATTTAGCACATTTTGTATCTGGAGAATTTTCTGTTAGGTGGGAGAATAGTGAATCACCCAACATTTTGAGGGAGACTCGTCATTTCTCATATATGGAGAAACACGGTGATAGGTTTGCCAAACTTGAGGCTATACATGAAGCTAAATATTTGCGCACTTTTCTACCTGTACCTCAATATGCATTCTATCTGGAGACATCCCTTGGAGACAAATTCCAAAAAGTACTACATGAG CATTATTGTTGCGGGAGTGTCGAAATCTTGTGGAACTGCCAACCAAGTTGGGACGATTGA
- the LOC133715849 gene encoding putative disease resistance RPP13-like protein 1 isoform X1, with amino-acid sequence MALFRGHHKASPSRYTSSPSGFAYDVFLSFRGEDTRKNFTDHLHTALLNARFRTFRDDPELKRGENIKEELEKAIRESRSSVIVFSKDYASSKWCLDELVIILERKRNFNHFVLPVFYHVDPSHLRNQTASVAKAFTEHQETQSSEKLNGWRAALREVADVAGMNLQEGHESKFIQNIVTEIQDKLGRVPLTDVQGVLQKKLLFINPYLDDAEGKQLNNPTVKAWLNELKESVYDAEDLLQEIKTEALRQKIEREYGSSTSKEQEHSSTPPSHAFDSALIYPKVDEVLERLDFIMEQRRDVWGMEASAGHRVSQTIPSTSLIEDSVYGRDEEKERFIKLLLSDDETGNKIGVIPIVGMGGIGKTTLAQFLYNDVRVKRHFGLQAWVCVSKEFDVLTISQHIYESLTSKDCQIKNLDTLQSMLQATLMGKRFFFVLDDIWNENNKQWECLRRPFQSGAHGSKIIVTTRDEDVARKMSRLEAHHLMPMSEQDSWSLFEKHAFKNADVGARSRLEEIGRQIVQKCNGLPLAIKSLGGLLCSKLSPEEWESILDSDIWELTQEESDDILPSLWLSYLDLPLHLKRCFSYCSIFPKNYRLQKSELLLLWNAQGFLQPQKKKMVEQVGEEYFNDLISRSFFQHSSSSEHFIMHDLIKDLAHFVSGEFSVRWENSESPNILRETRHFSYMEKHGDRFAKLEAIHEAKYLRTFLPVPQYAFYLETSLGDKFQKVLHEVLPKLQCLRMLNLSLYKIMKLPDSIDNLKHLRHLDMSGTPIRKLPDSICTLYNLQALLLRECRNLVELPTKLGRLISLRHLDIKDTKIEKMPPHMANFKDLQILTEFVLDKYTEGHNALELKKLQNLRGTLCISGLENVVDGSALVANIVRDKEFVTELNLNWKYTSEKGDMVEEREVLEKLQPHLKLKRLTIKDYGGKMFPGWSEYYSSESCHLVYLELVNCANCTSLPPLGQLPYLRELHISGLVKVVSIGSEFYYGDGNTSTSVKKPFRCLRFLKFHRMWRWQEWCYVVTERKNKEECCVGGDDNEGGVFPNLVELVILSCPDLTGILAFDSFPMLKEVDLSWTYLSLDSRLLSVNKLRLQDSYRTFLDGVLHAHNLTSLEINACWDFTAWPKQMHSLLPSLVSLSVEGCRGLECFPEGGFPSKLKSLVIMGCRVDAKSLQNLNKGLRRLTSLEKLRLDFRWVEDWFADEGALPSTLTHLEIWNLNGETIDGAKWFGHLNSLQQLVFGNCRSLRCLPESGLPSSLSRLEIHRCPLLEKRCQRVSGEDWPKIAHIPFIMIDGS; translated from the exons ATGGCTCTGTTCCGAGGTCACCACAAGGCCTCCCCTTCCAGAtatacttcttctccttctgGATTTGCTTATGACGTGTTCCTCAGCTTCAGAGGTGAAGACACCCGAAAGAACTTCACTGATCACCTCCACACGGCCCTTCTCAACGCCCGATTTCGAACTTTTCGGGATGACCCTGAACTCAAAAGAGGTGAAAATATCAAGGAAGAGCTTGAGAAAGCCATTCGAGAGTCACGAAGTTCTGTCATTGTGTTCTCGAAAGACTACGCCTCTTCCAAATGGTGCCTGGACGAGCTTGTCATCATCCTTGAACGCAAGAGGAACTTCAATCATTTCGTTTTACCAGTCTTCTACCACGTTGATCCATCCCATCTGAGGAACCAGACAGCAAGTGTTGCAAAAGCATTTACTGAACACCAGGAAACTCAATCCTCTGAGAAGTTGAACGGATGGCGGGCAGCACTTAGAGAAGTTGCAGATGTAGCAGGAATGAATTTACAAGAGGG GCACGAGTCAAAGTTCATCCAAAATATTGTTACAGAGATTCAAGACAAGCTAGGTCGTGTGCCCCTGACCGATGTCCAGGGGGTGTTACAGAAGAAGTTGTTGTTTATTAACCCTTACCTCGATGATGCCGAGGGGAAGCAACTGAACAACCCAACTGTGAAGGCatggctcaatgagcttaaagaATCTGTCTATGATGCTGAGGACCTGTTGCAGGAGATCAAAACAGAAGCGCTGAGGCAAAAGATAGAACGCGAATATGGGAGTAGCACGAGTAAGGAACAAGAGCATAGCTCTACTCCTCCATCTCATGCTTTTGACTCAGCTTTAATATACCCCAAGGTAGACGAAGTTCTTGAAAGACTAGACTTCATTATGGAGCAGAGAAGAGATGTCTGGGGTATGGAAGCAAGTGCTGGACACAGGGTATCACAAACAATACCGTCAACTTCTTTGATAGAAGACTCTGTGTATGGAAGAGATGAGGAGAAAGAAAGATTTATTAAATTATTGCTATCAGATGATGAGACTGGCAATAAAATAGGTGTGATTCCTATTGTGGGTATGGGTGGGATTGGCAAAACCACCCTTGCCCAGTTTCTATACAACGATGTTAGAGTCAAACGACATTTTGGCCTCCAAGCATGGGTTTGTGTTTCAAAAGAATTTGATGTTCTTACGATCTCGCAACACATTTATGAGTCCCTAACCTCTAAAGATTGCCAAATCAAAAACCTAGATACGCTTCAATCAATGTTGCAGGCAACTTTGATGGGGAAAAGgttcttctttgttcttgatgACATCTGGAACGAGAATAATAAGCAGTGGGAATGCTTAAGGCGTCCCTTTCAGTCTGGAGCACATGGAAGCAAGATCATTGTCACAACACGTGATGAAGATGTTGCACGTAAGATGAGTAGGCTTGAAGCTCACCATCTCATGCCAATGTCTGAGCAAGATAGCTGGTCGTTATTTGAAAAACATGCCTTCAAAAATGCAGACGTTGGTGCACGCTCACGTCTTGAAGAAATCGGTAGACAAATTGTTCAAAAGTGCAACGGTCTTCCCTTGGCTATTAAGTCACTTGGGGGTCTCTTATGTTCTAAACTATCTCCTGAGGAATGGGAAAGCATATTGGATAGTGACATCTGGGAATTGACGCAGGAGGAGAGTGATGACATTCTACCATCTCTTTGGTTGAGCTATTTGGATTTGCCTCTACATCTCAAGCGTTGTTTTAGCTACTGTTCGATATTTCCCAAGAATTATCGACTTCAAAAATCAGAACTGCTTTTATTGTGGAATGCCCAAGGTTTCTTGCAAccccaaaagaagaaaatggtaGAACAAGTTGGGGAAGAGTACTTCAATGATCTAATCTCAAGGTCATTTTTCCAACATTCATCAAGTTCCGAACACTTCATCATGCATGACCTTATCAAGGATTTAGCACATTTTGTATCTGGAGAATTTTCTGTTAGGTGGGAGAATAGTGAATCACCCAACATTTTGAGGGAGACTCGTCATTTCTCATATATGGAGAAACACGGTGATAGGTTTGCCAAACTTGAGGCTATACATGAAGCTAAATATTTGCGCACTTTTCTACCTGTACCTCAATATGCATTCTATCTGGAGACATCCCTTGGAGACAAATTCCAAAAAGTACTACATGAGGTATTGCCAAAACTACAATGTTTAAGAATGTTGAATTTATCATTgtataaaattatgaaattGCCTGATTCGATTGACAACTTGAAACATCTAAGGCACTTGGACATGTCTGGAACTCCCATTAGAAAGTTACCTGATAGTATTTGTACTTTGTATAATTTGCAAGCATTATTGTTGCGGGAGTGTCGAAATCTTGTGGAACTGCCAACCAAGTTGGGACGATTGATCAGCTTGAGGCATCTGGATATTAAAGATACAAAGATAGAAAAGATGCCACCACATATGGCCAATTTCAAGGACCTGCAGATACTAACCGAGTTTGTGCTGGACAAATATACCGAAGGCCATAATGCTTTAGAGCTAAAGAAGCTTCAAAATTTGCGCGGGACACTTTGTATTTCAGGGCTTGAGAATGTTGTGGATGGCAGCGCTTTGGTAGCCAACATTGTGAGGGACAAGGAGTTTGTTACCGAATTAAATTTGAATTGGAAATATACAAGTGAAAAAGGCGATATGGTAGAGGAAAGAGAAGTGCTTGAGAAGCTCCAACCTCACCTGAAACTGAAAAGGCTTACAATTAAAGATTATGGAGGCAAAATGTTTCCAGGTTGGTCAGAATATTATTCTTCCGAATCCTGTCATCTTGTTTATCTTGAACTTGTTAATTGTGCGAATTGTACCTCATTGCCACCATTGGGACAGCTACCTTACCTCAGAGAGCTTCATATTTCTGGGTTAGTTAAAGTGGTGTCCATAGGTTCTGAATTCTATTATGGTGACGGCAATACTAGTACTAGTGTGAAAAAACCATTTAGATGTCTACGGTTTTTAAAATTCCACAGAATGTGGAGGTGGCAAGAATGGTGTTATGTTGTAaccgaaagaaaaaataaagaagagTGTTGTGTTGGAGGTGACGATAATGAAGGTGGAGTTTTTCCTAATCTTGTGGAGCTTGTTATATTATCGTGTCCAGATCTTACTGGGATATTAGCGTTTGACAGTTTCCCGATGCTGAAAGAGGTCGACTTGAGTTGGACTTATTTATCACTAGACTCTAGACTCTTATCCGTGAATAAGTTGCGATTACAAGACTCTTATAGAACTTTTCTCGATGGGGTGTTGCATGCACACAACTTGACCAGTCTAGAGATAAACGCATGTTGGGACTTCACTGCATGGCCGAAACAAATGCACTCCCTTCTCCCATCTCTTGTGTCTTTGTCGGTAGAAGGTTGCCGAGGATTGGAATGTTTTCCGGAAGGGGGATTCCCGTCAAAGTTAAAATCACTTGTCATCATGGGCTGTAGAGTGGATGCAAAGAGTTTGCAAAATCTGAACAAGGGTCTCCGGAGACTCACCTCTCTTGAAAAATTGAGACTTGACTTTCGGTGGGTAGAAGATTGGTTTGCTGACGAGGGGGCGTTGCCCAGCACTCTCACTCATCTCGAGATCTGGAATCTGAATGGCGAGACCATCGACGGCGCCAAGTGGTTTGGCCATCTCAACTCTCTTCAACAATTGGTGTTTGGGAATTGCCGTTCGCTCCGGTGCTTGCCAGAAAGTGGGTTACCCTCTTCTCTTTCTCGTCTAGAAATCCATCGGTGTCCTTTGCTTGAGAAACGGTGCCAAAGAGTGAGTGGCGAAGATTGGCCCAAGATTGCTCACATCCCCTTCATAATGATCGATGGGTCGTGA